A genomic region of Arvicola amphibius chromosome 7, mArvAmp1.2, whole genome shotgun sequence contains the following coding sequences:
- the Timm10 gene encoding mitochondrial import inner membrane translocase subunit Tim10, with the protein MDPLRAQQLAAELEVEMMADMYNRMTSACHRKCVPPHYKEAELSKGESVCLDRCVSKYLDIHERMGKKLTELSMQDEELMKRVQQSSGPA; encoded by the exons ATGGATCCGCTTAGAGCCCAGCAGCTGGCTGCGGAGCTGGAGGTGGAGATGATGGCCGACATGTACAACAG GATGACCAGTGCCTGCCACCGGAAGTGTGTGCCTCCCCACTACAAGGAAGCAGAGCTGTCCAAAGGCGAGTCTGTGTGCCTGGACCGATGTGTATCCAAGTACTTGGACATCCATGAGAGGATGGGCAAAAAGTTGACAGAGTTGTCAATGCAGGACGAAGAGCTGATGAAGAGGGTCCAGCAGAGCTCTGGACCGGCGTGA